In Perca fluviatilis chromosome 19, GENO_Pfluv_1.0, whole genome shotgun sequence, the genomic window tgttgacatttttttccctctcatCAGCTTACTGCCCACAAGTTAGCTGGTTACTTTATGAACATCTTAGCACAAACAAACCCTCAGTATGACATTATCCTGCCAACGCTGCAGCCAGTCAGCTCGCAAAACCCCAAAACAGTTCACACATTTTTAGACAACCAGCAGCTCACGATGGGGGTTATTTTCTAACCCGCTGTCACTCGACAGAGAGCGGacgctagctagttagcttgctGCTTCAGTTAGCTAGCCTGCAGAGCAACCATGGAGGGGATTCTGTACAAATGGACAAATTACATGACCGGTGAGtcgtttgtctgtctgtctgtctgtctgtctgtctaccagTCTTTCTGACCAGCCACAGACACAGTAACGGAATTATGAATCATGGTGTTTGTGTTAGCTAACACTTCTTACAGCTAGCCTGTCTAAAATCCTCCTCTAAGGGGAGACACTATACAGGCAAAAACATAATCTTTCAGTGTTGAGGTTTTGGGCTATTTAGCCTCCATAACATTTCTTTCAGATTATTAGTGGAaagaaaacattaatatatctacaatttgtgtctgtagatttctcctaaatacACCAAAAGCTaacggattcatttgcataattaaacaacaaacattccagaaaacttgtaatacaaaaaaataattgtcgTTATGTAAGTAACGttaatcaactggggaagtttaaTGGTGATATCTATGAGTTAAAATGTTTTAACCTTTTTTAACCTCTAGTGTCAAGATGTCTGAATTTTGCAGTCCAAATTTTAAATCTCCAAGTATAATTTCCCTTCTGTTTATTTCAACATATATTTAACCCTCTGGGTCTGAGGGTGTTTTCAGACACCGATGATTTTGGCATACTCTGATATTGTTGTCAGTAATTTGAACAAATGTAAGCAGTATTTTCAaagtattttgacttttttctattCAGCACAAGTTCAGCTACAATAATGTCTAAGTAGAATGTATTTCACGATTGtaccttcttctttcttttttttaaataactgttaAATAAACAAGTTTGTAAAAAGTAATTTTAGAAGTCTGCTGGAAGTTGTGAAAAAACCCAGTGTGACAAACTGTTTTGGTCACATTGGGGTGATTGTGTGAAGTCTCAGCTATGTGACAAGCTCACTGTCATCTGCTCCAAATATAGCTGCTATTGCTGCTATATGACATGACATTGTGTAGGCTAGTGATAGAAATATAAAGCAACCTTACCTTACCTGACCTTAATAAATAATAGTGGTAGAGGACAAAATATACACTGCTTGTGACTTTAATGACAGGTCTCTATAAACTGCTTTCTGTCAGCTGTGAATGAGATGAGATGTTGTCATGAATCAACTCAAAGCCCagacaaaatattaaaagaCTAAAGGATTAAAGTGAAAACAACGTATTTACCTCAGCTGCCAACGACCggaataaattacaaaaaaccttaagggccctatcttgcagccggcgcagcgcaaagcccgacgcaagtttctttgctagtttaagaccgactcagttgtcaatttcccgtacagcgcccgcgtcgtttaaatagcaaatgcacctgctcccATCTGTGCGtccgtgctggtcttacagggaggtgtgttcaggtgcattatgggtgtattgctatcttgaggcagcgggaagtgattgtgtcattgaccaacaaaaacctggtctcaAATcagtaacgcagcatttcattgttattttaacagcaaattagtaaaatgctcctaggcttatacacagcgcgcacacactatgcttgttacacacacacacacacacacacacagggaagcgcagcagcacacaaacatgcaaaagattacaaataaaaatatgactgtgcaaatccgccatcataatagcaatgcgccaaggtagaaacgcgcctggcttttaaagggaatgggagatgacactctgattggtttattgcatgttacgcccaaaacacacctatgaattaatgaagacactaagtacaacccttctgaaccatgcgcccggacCCTTTCTTCTGCCGTCAAAccagcaaaagtggatttggacacgccctaaacgcacctgcgccaggcgcttcacaccttgcgcttagatcgttaaagtAGGGGCCTAAAACTTGAAACACTTATCCCACTCGCTGCAACCCGCAATAGTCACTTGTCTCTTATGCTCTATTGCATAGGGGCACATTCTCCCCTGCACTGCTGTCATGTTTGTTTAATGCTCTTTTGCACTATTCCATCTGCACAAACTGTATatagactctgtactacattcaGTATTTTTACTTGGCCTATTGTATTAGTATTGTGTTACTACCATACCACTTAGATATCACCTTGTACAAACTGTATATCGACTCTTGACGATATCAAGATCGTCttgatgtgtgtatttttgtagaTTCTTTATTATATATACCTGGTTtaataaatgttaaataaatacataaataaaactcATTAAACTGTACTCAAACATACTGTGAAACGTGTATTTCAGTATCATCAGTGGTGTGTGCGGAAAGCAAATCTAACAGAGcccaacagacaaacaaaccaaacaactTTGCTGGCTGCAAGCACAGAGAAAGAACAGGAAGTGGGTTCAAGACTGTAATACAACCAGTTTGTATGAAACAATAGAATACAACATTAGAACAATATAAACTAATGTGCAGATTAATCAACAGTCAAATTAATCATTAGTTGAAACCATAGGATCCAGCATTTTGGTGCATCAATTTGAATCTGTCTGTTGTCAGTCTTCCAATtttatggaagtgcaatactGTGCTAAATATCTCTGAAATCTCCTATCATCTGACCAATGAAAGCTCCACACATTTGTCACTTAGGgtttgaatgtgttttgtgtgctcAGGCTGGCAGCCACGCTGGTTCGTCTTAGAGAATGGAGTCCTCTCTTACTACGACTGCGAGGACGACGTTGGTAAAGGAAGCAAAGGATCCATCAAGATGTCCGTGTGTGACATTAAAGGTCAGACCGCTGTTTAAAAATGCATGGCAGATGATTCCATTTGTTGACCCTGTACACCTATATTTGACTCTTAacgctacattgtgtaagaatttctcccatctagcagtgaaattgtatatgacaaccaactgaatattactctCTAGACCCTCCCATTCCGAGTGCGTTTTAACTCCTACCGTGGCCATATGCCAAGATTAGCATGGCTTCCAGTACGACTTTGTCCgttctgtatattgtacgagattaatagtgtaaggcaatgtttacagcgtaggcTACATATCTTTCTCCGTGAGCAGAGTCAGAGATCAGTTGATGCGACGGAGGTGCGAGGGAAAGCTAAAGGAAGAGGGAAATAAGGTAAAGAAAAACCAAAAGGCCGAGCCGGTGGCAGTGGATCGTTGAGACCTCCTAGGCAAAGAAAAACTAAAGAGAGACTCTCCAAATATGACGaggagagaagcaacggaggtttgtgtttttaatctaTTTCTCTAAGCAGTATGAACAATCATGTCAATGaaaccgaaattagctcttagtatctccatcgtttagctgccagggaaatcacaagcttatgcacaaccatgctatagttagccaagcaactataaaactttgaatttacacaaatgGGCTGAATTAGCctacctgtcgagtagaaagcaggcaacttcggcgtccctttttaaaatccttgctccttatgagctctttccatcttggaaaagccaccccaatattaactttggtcttgttgctttgcctgtcgcgttgtcgtttttaattctctttttcgcttccttGGCGTTACATGTCCTAGGGAATAGGcgtgatcctccatcttcagcaggctttcaaatctgccggcagtcaCGAGTAATCTCCCGGCTGGCATTCGTTACGGttccactgagtgtaaaagcgcgCAAGGCGGCGGTATGTCCCTCTTcgactaatgtattttaaagatggcgGCGCAACATGGCGGACGACTCGCTCGTATTCTGCctgattctgaatgtcagattctacgctcacgagaatactttgattagttggtggaagtaattacacatggatgagcacatatttgtgaaagaacaaaggttttttttgctaagaatcaccaaaaataattacacaatggagctttaaccccccccaccctccccgtAGTGTCTAGTCACTACACTTGCACTAACCTTTATCCTGGACTTTACATCTGCCCATTGCATTTACTATATATTCTTTGCAGATtttgcactcaacccattcatcctctttttttccttatgCAACTGTTATTTTTGTATATgtagatatttgtttttctatatttgtttatttcatattaatgtttaatatgtttgtttgtttgtttgtttgtttatgtatgcacctttcACCAAGGCAGATTCCACATACGTGTGCTcattgtggcaataaaacctattctgattctgattctgatacctCCCGTGTCCTCACTCATGGTACTAAACCATTTTGCTATATGCATCCAGCACACgctgtttatgttttatgtttcagtTCATCCGACAGATCCAACGCGCCTGGAGTTGATAATCCCCGGCGAGCAGCATTTCTACGTCCGAGCTGTGAACTCTGCAGAGAGACAGCGGTGGCTGGTGGCTTTAGGCTCGTCCAAGGCTGGAACACTGGACAGTCACAAACACAAAGGTACACAGAGTTTGTATTTAAGTCTGTCCGTCTGCCACGTCTGTGTTTTGATCCTCTTTCTGTAGGAAAATCACTTTAAAACGAATGGGGGGGGACACCTGTTTGTAAGACAGTTTAGCTTGTGACCTCTCTTGCATTTTGTTCTCATAATGGTGTTTGTATTGGTGTGTGAAGAtattttcctttcattttaAACCAAAAGGGAATTTCAAATAACAATTTGTGATGCCATTATATCACTTCTActgtaaagtagaaataaactgatatatatatatatatatatatatatatatatatatttttatatatatatatatatatatatatattatatatatatatatatatatatatatatatataactgttATTTTAGCACTAGCagttaataagaaaaaaacaggtaagataaatcaaatgtaaaatactgtacattgtgTGTTTAAGTAGTATTTAATTATATAAGCCGGTATTCAAATGGGAAGGCCTGTAGTTAATAGAGGccatataaaaaatgtaatgtacacACAGACATTGTTTAAGCTACAATTGATTAATCCCACTTGTTTCCAAAgatattatttaaaaagcttGTGCTGGTTTTATTAATAGTGAGGTGAAAATGTTGCTGACATAAATGCCACACAGTCTCAATTCTAATAGAAAATTTCTGTCTCTATTTCTGAGTGCAGATTTACCTCTTCAggatgtttttaaaaaggtatttgaactgtctgtgtgcgtctgttgcTAGGTCCAGACTGTCTGAAGACAAAGATGTCTGAACTTCGTCTGTACTGCGACCTCCTTGTCCAGCAGGTCCAAACGATCCAATCACAGCACACGGCCGACACAGAGGAAACGCCCACCTCGGAGGTGACCCCAAACTCATTCAGTCACATCCTTATTTCCACAAAGTTAGACTTATAACTACATCATTTTTTTAGATAATGTTTATTAGGGATAAGTTTGTAGGTTCAGTTTTCGTTTTGAAGAGCAAATCCGTTTGCTGAAATACTTTTAGTGTAAGTGATGCAGTAGCAGCTACTTTAATCAGCATGGTGGCctaatggttagcactgtggtcACACatcaagaaggttctgggtacgaatccaggtcgttccgggcctttctgtataccaggttctccagtcagtgcccttgatcaaggcactggctcagatctggagttggtctgcgggcgctgtgattggctacccactgctcccttgagggatgggttaaaccTTTTAAATGAAttcatattctctctctctctctctctctctctctctctctctgtctctgtctctgcaggcCTCTCTCCTCAGTGCAACCTGTTCAACTTTCATTAAGACTTTGGAGGAGTGTATGACCCTCGCCAACCAGAGTTTGACCCCTGACCTTCGACCTCCTGAAAGGGTTATTACACTTTCTTTAACTCATTTAAGTACAATAAGTCTACACAGATGAGTTTTGGTGATATTGAAAAATGATTGGTACAAGAAGAACCTGCAGTCAAAATGTTATTGTTGAAAAATGCACTGAATAATTCCTCTTTAAACCATTGTTACTGTCCAGGAAAGCCAACTgaacttttactcaagtactgtacataaGTACATTTTGAGGTAGTTGTACTtcacttgagtattttcatttaatgctactttatacttctactccactacatttatttgataacttTGGTAacaagttactttgcagattcagattattaataGAAAATATGAATACACTAATATATTATGATGTGTTATTATGGATTAAGCTACCCAGCAGTAGCCCCACTGGCTGCAACATTAGTAAGGAtttataatccaataatatataAATCGTTCTGAAATGtaccattctgcataatgaatacttttacttttggtacttaaAATATGTTACTCTTGgtactttaaatatattttgatgccaacatttatgtacttttacttaagagtTTGaaggcaggatttttacttgtaacagagtgttTTTACACTGCAATTATTTAACTTCTTAAGTAAAATATCTAGTACTTCTTCCACTTCATGGGGCTTACTAATACTGGATGTTTGAGGCCAATTCAGTTATTAATATTTGTTGagtttttaaaaacatattatagatggtttttttttacataccgTAAAGACATAAACAACATTTTTGATTTAAATCCCTTTAATTTGAGTATTAGAGAATTGTGACCAAGATACTATAAACCCCAGAGATGATTTACTGACATTAAAGGCAAATTATGTATCTTTATTATTTGCTCTAACTGCCCAAGTTGTTTGCACattatgaaaaacattttccaCAGACTTGAAAATTACCCAAACTATTCAATCACAATGAACACAGAGCTTTAATTTGCTTCAGGCTAGGTTTCTTGTTTGCTGTTATCTCtttgttagtttttcttttccatgcagtgcacacacattatgtaAAGCTCTGCTTAAAATCAATCCTTCACCATTATCAGACGCCTGAAGGCTGAAATGAAGTTCTCTGCAAGAAAACTCAATAATGCCAGTAAGAAATCAAATTAAATAGGTGTGCATTGTAAAATGATCGACTCAATTAGGTgttagtcatagtatagtatgtcgaaaaacgtcatagtatagtatgtcaaaaaaagtcataatatagtatgtcggaaaaaagtcatagtataatatgtcgaaaaaaagtaatagtatagtatgttgaaaaaagtcatagtatagtatgttgaaaaaaagtcaaagtatagtatgttggaaaaaagtcatagtatagt contains:
- the plekha3 gene encoding pleckstrin homology domain-containing family A member 3 isoform X1; this encodes MEGILYKWTNYMTGWQPRWFVLENGVLSYYDCEDDVGKGSKGSIKMSVCDIKVHPTDPTRLELIIPGEQHFYVRAVNSAERQRWLVALGSSKAGTLDSHKHKGPDCLKTKMSELRLYCDLLVQQVQTIQSQHTADTEETPTSEASLLSATCSTFIKTLEECMTLANQSLTPDLRPPERTKRSISHPGTYSFDRSGVPKEYLSGGQRSTQRRNRTCSDSSVYDTERWEMSATIFPARLRVLEALQIAANHLLRRANDTLQSALGVGSSVPDGDGAGMLPGVNGDSSSIPEERGGGVSPKTTLTDTDTDLSI
- the plekha3 gene encoding pleckstrin homology domain-containing family A member 3 isoform X2, with the protein product MEGILYKWTNYMTGWQPRWFVLENGVLSYYDCEDDVGKGSKGSIKMSVCDIKVHPTDPTRLELIIPGEQHFYVRAVNSAERQRWLVALGSSKAGTLDSHKHKGPDCLKTKMSELRLYCDLLVQQVQTIQSQHTADTEETPTSEASLLSATCSTFIKTLEECMTLANQSLTPDLRPPERTKRSISHPGTYSFDRSGVPKEYLSGGQRSTQRRNRTCSDSSVYDTERMLPGVNGDSSSIPEERGGGVSPKTTLTDTDTDLSI